A portion of the Sabethes cyaneus chromosome 3, idSabCyanKW18_F2, whole genome shotgun sequence genome contains these proteins:
- the LOC128742500 gene encoding RNA polymerase II-associated factor 1 homolog isoform X2, whose protein sequence is MPPTVQNGSNGAEKRAVARPQEKRSELITRVKFCNTLPDIPFDLKFITYPFENDRFIQYKPTSLERNYRYEVLTEHDLGVTIDLINRDLYQIDHLAQLDPADEKLLEEDIHTPQDSMRSSRHAKSVSWLRKSEYISTEQTRFQPQTMEKVEAKVGFNVKQSLREETLYMDREAQIKAIEKTFDDNKNEITMHYSKPGVTAVEVLPVFPDFANWKYPCAQVIFDFDPAPAGKNVPAQMEEMSQAMIRGVMDESGEQFVAYFLPTEETLEKRRRDLVNETLYEDEEEYEYKMAREYNWNVKSKASKGYEENYFLVLRQDGVYYNELETRVRLSKRRQKAGQQPNNTKLVVKHRPLNAPEHRMQRYRERQLEPPGEDDEEDVEEEEEEDEEMEEELQETQEEEDKQLEQEEEGRRSRSGSRSRSRSRSHSGSERSGSGSRSRSGSRSRSGSRSRSGSRQSRSRSKSGSRSRSASRSRSRSGSRSHSGSRSRSGSRSRSGSRSRSGSRSRSGSRSRSGTPASGGGSRSRSGSRSGSDRKSGSESE, encoded by the exons GAAAAAAG GTCGGAGCTGATCACCAGGGTTAAGTTCTGTAACACACTGCCGGACATTCCGTTTGACCTGAAATTTATCACCTATCCTTTCGAAAATGACCGATTTATACAATATAAGCCAACATCGTTGGAGCGTAACTATCGGTACGAAGTGCTTACCGAGCACGATCTGGGAGTGACAATCGATCTAATCAATCGAGACCTGTACCAGATCGATCATCTAGCCCAGCTGGATCCGGCCGATGAAAAACTGCTCGAGGAAGACATACACACGCCGCAGGACTCGATGCGCAGCAGTCGGCATGCTAAGTCGGTTTCCTGGTTGCGAAAGTCGGAATATATTTCAACTGAGCAAACCCGTTTCCAACCGCAAACTATGGAGAAAGTTGAAGCGAAGGTTGGTTTCAATGTTAAGCAAAGTTTACGTGAAGAGACCCTGTACATGGATCGGGAAGCGCAAATTAAGGCCATCGAAAAGACATTTGACGATAATAAGAATGAAATTACTATGCACTATAGTAAGCCGGGTGTAACGGCGGTAGAGGTCCTGCCGGTGTTTCCTGATTTTGCCAACTGGAAATATCCTTGCGCTCAGGTTATTTTCGATTTCGATCCTGCTCCTGCCGGTAAGAATGTTCCAGCTCAAATGGAAGAAATGTCTCAGGCTATGATTCGAGGTGTGATGGACGAAAGCGGTGAGCAGTTTGTAGCTTACTTCCTACCAACGGAAGAAACATTGGAAAAAAGACGTCGAGATCTGGTTAATGAGACGCTGTATGAAGATGAGGAAGAGTATGAGTATAAGATGGCTCGCGAGTACAACTGGAACGTtaagagtaaagcatccaaagGGTACGAAGAAAACTATTTCCTGGTGCTTCGTCAGGATGGAGTTTACTACAATGAACTGGAGACACGCGTACGTTTGAGCAAACGTCGTCAGAAGGCCGGTCAGCAGCCTAACAACACCAAACTGGTAGTTAAACATCGTCCTTTGAACGCTCCGGAACATCGTATGCAGCGGTATCGCGAACGGCAGCTCGAACCACCGGGTGAAGATGACGAAGAGGATGTTGAGGAGGAAGAAGAAGAGGACGAGGAAATGGAGGAAGAACTGCAAGAGACCCAGGAAGAAGAGGACAAGCAATTGGAACAGGAGGAAGAAGGCAGACGAAGCCGGTCCGGAAGTCGATCTCGGTCGCGTTCGCGATCACACAGTGGTTCCGAACGTTCGGGATCCGGTTCTCGGTCACGTTCCGGATCAAGGTCCCGTTCCGGTTCAAGATCACGTTCCGGTAGCCGTCAGAGCCGAAGCCGCTCGAAGAGCGGCAGCCGCAGTCGCAGTGCTTCTCGCTCGAGATCTCGTTCCGGTTCAAGATCACACTCTGGATCACGGTCCCGTTCGGGCTCACGCAGTCGTTCGGGTTCTCGTTCGAGGTCTGGTTCCCGATCACGTTCCGGATCCAGAAGCCGTTCCGGTACTCCGGCTTCCGGTGGAGGTTCCCGCAGTCGTTCGGGAAGTCGCTCCGGAAGCGATCGTAAATCGGGTAGTGAATCGGAGTAG
- the LOC128742500 gene encoding RNA polymerase II-associated factor 1 homolog isoform X1, producing the protein MPPTVQNGSNGAEKRAVARPQEKSRSELITRVKFCNTLPDIPFDLKFITYPFENDRFIQYKPTSLERNYRYEVLTEHDLGVTIDLINRDLYQIDHLAQLDPADEKLLEEDIHTPQDSMRSSRHAKSVSWLRKSEYISTEQTRFQPQTMEKVEAKVGFNVKQSLREETLYMDREAQIKAIEKTFDDNKNEITMHYSKPGVTAVEVLPVFPDFANWKYPCAQVIFDFDPAPAGKNVPAQMEEMSQAMIRGVMDESGEQFVAYFLPTEETLEKRRRDLVNETLYEDEEEYEYKMAREYNWNVKSKASKGYEENYFLVLRQDGVYYNELETRVRLSKRRQKAGQQPNNTKLVVKHRPLNAPEHRMQRYRERQLEPPGEDDEEDVEEEEEEDEEMEEELQETQEEEDKQLEQEEEGRRSRSGSRSRSRSRSHSGSERSGSGSRSRSGSRSRSGSRSRSGSRQSRSRSKSGSRSRSASRSRSRSGSRSHSGSRSRSGSRSRSGSRSRSGSRSRSGSRSRSGTPASGGGSRSRSGSRSGSDRKSGSESE; encoded by the exons GAAAAAAG CAGGTCGGAGCTGATCACCAGGGTTAAGTTCTGTAACACACTGCCGGACATTCCGTTTGACCTGAAATTTATCACCTATCCTTTCGAAAATGACCGATTTATACAATATAAGCCAACATCGTTGGAGCGTAACTATCGGTACGAAGTGCTTACCGAGCACGATCTGGGAGTGACAATCGATCTAATCAATCGAGACCTGTACCAGATCGATCATCTAGCCCAGCTGGATCCGGCCGATGAAAAACTGCTCGAGGAAGACATACACACGCCGCAGGACTCGATGCGCAGCAGTCGGCATGCTAAGTCGGTTTCCTGGTTGCGAAAGTCGGAATATATTTCAACTGAGCAAACCCGTTTCCAACCGCAAACTATGGAGAAAGTTGAAGCGAAGGTTGGTTTCAATGTTAAGCAAAGTTTACGTGAAGAGACCCTGTACATGGATCGGGAAGCGCAAATTAAGGCCATCGAAAAGACATTTGACGATAATAAGAATGAAATTACTATGCACTATAGTAAGCCGGGTGTAACGGCGGTAGAGGTCCTGCCGGTGTTTCCTGATTTTGCCAACTGGAAATATCCTTGCGCTCAGGTTATTTTCGATTTCGATCCTGCTCCTGCCGGTAAGAATGTTCCAGCTCAAATGGAAGAAATGTCTCAGGCTATGATTCGAGGTGTGATGGACGAAAGCGGTGAGCAGTTTGTAGCTTACTTCCTACCAACGGAAGAAACATTGGAAAAAAGACGTCGAGATCTGGTTAATGAGACGCTGTATGAAGATGAGGAAGAGTATGAGTATAAGATGGCTCGCGAGTACAACTGGAACGTtaagagtaaagcatccaaagGGTACGAAGAAAACTATTTCCTGGTGCTTCGTCAGGATGGAGTTTACTACAATGAACTGGAGACACGCGTACGTTTGAGCAAACGTCGTCAGAAGGCCGGTCAGCAGCCTAACAACACCAAACTGGTAGTTAAACATCGTCCTTTGAACGCTCCGGAACATCGTATGCAGCGGTATCGCGAACGGCAGCTCGAACCACCGGGTGAAGATGACGAAGAGGATGTTGAGGAGGAAGAAGAAGAGGACGAGGAAATGGAGGAAGAACTGCAAGAGACCCAGGAAGAAGAGGACAAGCAATTGGAACAGGAGGAAGAAGGCAGACGAAGCCGGTCCGGAAGTCGATCTCGGTCGCGTTCGCGATCACACAGTGGTTCCGAACGTTCGGGATCCGGTTCTCGGTCACGTTCCGGATCAAGGTCCCGTTCCGGTTCAAGATCACGTTCCGGTAGCCGTCAGAGCCGAAGCCGCTCGAAGAGCGGCAGCCGCAGTCGCAGTGCTTCTCGCTCGAGATCTCGTTCCGGTTCAAGATCACACTCTGGATCACGGTCCCGTTCGGGCTCACGCAGTCGTTCGGGTTCTCGTTCGAGGTCTGGTTCCCGATCACGTTCCGGATCCAGAAGCCGTTCCGGTACTCCGGCTTCCGGTGGAGGTTCCCGCAGTCGTTCGGGAAGTCGCTCCGGAAGCGATCGTAAATCGGGTAGTGAATCGGAGTAG